The genomic interval GCGCGCTCGCCGCGTTCCTCTCGCCCGAGGTCAAGGCCGAGATCCTCCGCCTCCGGTCCCTCGAGCGAGTCGACTTCACGGCCACACGCGCGTTGAAAGAGCGGGCCCTCGGCGTGGCGTTCTCTCGCTTCGTCGACCGCGAGCTCTCGCGAAAGACGGCTCGCGCCGCGGAGTTCGGGGCGTTCGTCGCGCGCGCTCGGTGGGCTCGTGAGCTCGCTCTCTACGTGGCCCTCCGCGACTCCCACGCGGGCTACGGGTGGTCGACCTGGCCCGAGGCCGAGCGGGACCACACGCCCGACGTCACGCGCCACGCCGACTCCCCCGACCTCGAGACGCCCCTCGGCCGCGCCGTGCTCGAGCACCTCTATCGGCAGTTCTTGCTCGAGGGCGAGTGGAAGGCCGCCCGCGCCGAGCTCGCGAAGCTCGGGGTCGAGCTCATGGGCGACCTGCCGTTCGTGGTGGGCTCGGAGAGCGCCGACGTCTGGGCGAACCGCGCCGACTTCCGCCTCGACGTGTCTCTCGGGGCGCCCCCGGACGCCTTCTCGGCCGACGGCCAGGACTGGGGCCTCCCCGCGTACGACTTCGCCTCGCTCGACGCGAAGAATCTTCAATGGATTCGAGAACGTACGACACACGCGGCCACCCTCTACGATCGCTTCCGGCTCGACCACGCCATCGGGTACTTCCGTCAGTGGGTGAAGCCGCACGGCGAGAAGGGGCGCTTCATTCCCGATGCCGAGCCCGCGCAGAAGGCCCGTGGCGAGAAGGTGCTCTCCGCCATCGTCGAGGCGGCCCACCCCGCGAAGGTCATCGCCGAGGACCTCGGGGTCATCCCCGATTTCGCGCGAGAGAGCCTGCTCGCCCTCAAGATCCCGGGCTACCGCGTGCTCCCCTGGGATCGCGCCGACGGCGTGTATGCGCGGCCCGAGGCCATCCCCGAGATGAGCGTCGCGTCGTGGAGCACCCACGACACGGCGCCGATCACCTCCTGGTGGGACGAGCTCGAGACCTGGGAGCGTGACGCGCTCGTGAAAAACTGGAACATCGGCACGTGGGGGAGCGAGGACGAGCGGAACCTTTTGCTCCTCGGCGCGCTCTTCTCGGCGCGTTCGGAGCTGTCGCTCGTGCTCGTGCAAGAGATCCTCTTCGACAAGACCCGGGTGAACACTCCGGGCGTCGTCGGGCCCGAGAACTGGACGTACAAGCTCCCCCGCACGGTCGAGGAGCTCGCCGCGTGCCCCGACACGGCGGCTCGTTTCGCGCGCATCCGCGCCCTCGTCGAGGCGAGCGGTCGCGGTCGATCGTGAGAGAAAGGTCGAAGGCCACGGCGTAGGATGAAGGCCTCCATGCCGTACGTGCTACGCCCCGGAAAGCCCCACCCCCTCGGCGCGACCCCGGACGCGACGGGCGTAAACTTCGCGATCTTCAGCGAGCACGCGACGGGCGTCGATCTTTGCCTCTTCGACGAGGCCGGAGGCGAGACCCGAATCCCGCTCCGCGAACGCACCATGCACGTGTTCCACGGCCGGATCGAGGGGCTCCGCCCGGGCCAGAAGTACGGCTACCGGGTCTTCGGCCCCTACGAGCCCAAGGCCGGCCACAGGTTCAACCCGAAGAAGCTCTTGGTCGACCCGTACGCGCGTGCGGTGTGGGGCGCGTGCGACACAACGAAGCCCGTGTTCGGCTACGCACGTGAGGCCGGGAAGGACGACCTTACCCCGAGCCTCGAGGACAGCGCGGCGTTCGTGCCGAGGTCGGTCGTGGTCGACGTGAGCGCGTTCGACTGGGAGGGGGACACTCGCCCCGACGTCCCTTGGGCGGACACGGTCCTCTACGAGGCGCACGTGAAGGGGCTCACCATGCTCCACCCCGACGTGCCTCGCGAGCTCCGTGGCACGTACGAAGGGCTCGCGCACGACGCGATGCTCGATCACCTCGAGTCGCTCGGGGTCACGACGGTCGAGCTCCTCCCCGTGCACGCCCACGCCGACGAGCCCTTCATCGCGTCGCGCGGGCTCACGAACTACTGGGGCTACTCGACGCTCGCGTTCTTCGCCGTGTCGCCCCGCTTCGCGCGCGTCCCGGGCCGCGAGGTCGACGAGTTTCGAGCCATGGTGAAGCGGCTCCACGCGCGCGGCATCGAGGTCGTGCTCGACGTCGTCTACAACCACACGTGCGAGGGCGACGAGCTCGGGCCGACCTTGTCCCTGCGCGGGGTCGACAACGCGACCTACTACCGGCTCCGCCGCGAAAACCTGAGGAAATACGAGGACTTCACCGGGTGCGGCAACAGCCTCGACATGCAGAGCCCGCAGGCGCTCAAGCTCGTCATGGACAGCCTTCGGTACTTCGTGACCGAGATGCACGTCGACGGTTTTCGATTCGATCTCGCGTCGACGCTCGCGCGTGAAGCGGGCTCGGTCGACAAGATGAGCGGCTTCTTCGACATCATCCACCAGGACCCGGTGCTCTCGCAGTGCAAGCTCATCGCCGAGCCGTGGGATCTCGGCGAAGGGGGATACCAGGTCGGGAACTTTCCCATCTTGTGGACCGAGTGGAACGGGCGCTTCCGCGACACCGTCCGCAGGTTCTGGACCGGGGACGGGCGGCAGGTCCCCGACATGGGCTACAGGCTCACGGGCTCGAGCGATCTCTACGAGGACGACGGACGCCACCCGCAGGCGAGCATCAACTTCGTGACGGCGCACGACGGGTTCACGCTGCGTGATCTCGTGAGCTACGAGAAGAAGCACAACCTCGCGAACCTCGAGGACAACCGCGACGGCTCCGACGACAACGCGGCGTGGAACTGCGGCGTCGAGGGAGAGACCTCCGATCCCGAGATCCTGGAGCTCCGCGCGCGCCAGACACGAAACCTCTTCTTGACGCTCGTCTTCTCGCTCGGCGTGCCCATGATCACCGCCGGCGACGAGGTCGCGAAGGAGCAGGGCGGCAACAACAACCCCTACGCGCAAGACAACGCGATCTCGTTGGTCGACTGGACGCCCACCGAGCGGCACGAGCACCAGCTCGCGTTCTGCCGACACGTGCTCGAGCTGCGCAGGAGCCACCCCGTCTTTCGGCGTCGGCGCTTCTTGCAGGGAGCGGCCCGCGGACTTGCGCAAGCCCAAGACATCGCCTGGCTCCGCTTCGACGGAGAGGAGATGGGACCCGACGACTGGCAGAGGGCAGGGCGACCCGGGCCCGAGGCCGCGAAGATCGCGTGGCTCCTC from Myxococcales bacterium carries:
- a CDS encoding 4-alpha-glucanotransferase produces the protein MSTSSRTAGVTVSLSALRTGDDWGVGQVSALVPFAKLVAGAGFSLVQILPAYELSAGETSPYGARTAFGIDPLYVTVERIPELDEGALAAFLSPEVKAEILRLRSLERVDFTATRALKERALGVAFSRFVDRELSRKTARAAEFGAFVARARWARELALYVALRDSHAGYGWSTWPEAERDHTPDVTRHADSPDLETPLGRAVLEHLYRQFLLEGEWKAARAELAKLGVELMGDLPFVVGSESADVWANRADFRLDVSLGAPPDAFSADGQDWGLPAYDFASLDAKNLQWIRERTTHAATLYDRFRLDHAIGYFRQWVKPHGEKGRFIPDAEPAQKARGEKVLSAIVEAAHPAKVIAEDLGVIPDFARESLLALKIPGYRVLPWDRADGVYARPEAIPEMSVASWSTHDTAPITSWWDELETWERDALVKNWNIGTWGSEDERNLLLLGALFSARSELSLVLVQEILFDKTRVNTPGVVGPENWTYKLPRTVEELAACPDTAARFARIRALVEASGRGRS
- the glgX gene encoding glycogen debranching protein GlgX, with product MKASMPYVLRPGKPHPLGATPDATGVNFAIFSEHATGVDLCLFDEAGGETRIPLRERTMHVFHGRIEGLRPGQKYGYRVFGPYEPKAGHRFNPKKLLVDPYARAVWGACDTTKPVFGYAREAGKDDLTPSLEDSAAFVPRSVVVDVSAFDWEGDTRPDVPWADTVLYEAHVKGLTMLHPDVPRELRGTYEGLAHDAMLDHLESLGVTTVELLPVHAHADEPFIASRGLTNYWGYSTLAFFAVSPRFARVPGREVDEFRAMVKRLHARGIEVVLDVVYNHTCEGDELGPTLSLRGVDNATYYRLRRENLRKYEDFTGCGNSLDMQSPQALKLVMDSLRYFVTEMHVDGFRFDLASTLAREAGSVDKMSGFFDIIHQDPVLSQCKLIAEPWDLGEGGYQVGNFPILWTEWNGRFRDTVRRFWTGDGRQVPDMGYRLTGSSDLYEDDGRHPQASINFVTAHDGFTLRDLVSYEKKHNLANLEDNRDGSDDNAAWNCGVEGETSDPEILELRARQTRNLFLTLVFSLGVPMITAGDEVAKEQGGNNNPYAQDNAISLVDWTPTERHEHQLAFCRHVLELRRSHPVFRRRRFLQGAARGLAQAQDIAWLRFDGEEMGPDDWQRAGRPGPEAAKIAWLLAGDALFTLDEAGAPVQDESFLVVLSASREPSTFTFPSREWGELWTLVVDTSVPGEPEPYVALPGDVVPLLPCHAVVYRRKSKERGSYRPLRASSVPSIAPPSKGDLP